One Thermus sp. CCB_US3_UF1 DNA window includes the following coding sequences:
- the pruA gene encoding L-glutamate gamma-semialdehyde dehydrogenase: MTVEPFRNQPIETFASEEARREMKEALRRVRAEFGRHWGLYVDGAWVDTGETILSLNPSAPSEVVGSTAKAGKAEADAALEAAWRAFRTWKDWPQEDRSRLLLKAAAIMRRRRRELEATLVYEIGKNWVEASAEVAEAIDFLEYYARQALRYKYPSVEVVPYPGEDNESFYIPLGAGVVIAPWNFPLAIFTGMIAGPVAVGNTVVAKPAEDTVVIAAKAFEIFHEAGFPPGVVNLLPGEGRDVGAYLVEHPRTRFINFTGSLEVGLWIHQAAARLAPGQRWIKRVFLELGGKDAILVDETADLEAATEGILVSAYGFQGQKCSAASRLIVTEGAFEPLMERLLPRAQRLVVGPAEENPDLGPVASKAQEEKILSYIEIGKGEGQLVLGGVRLEGEGYFIAPTVFTGVPPTAKIAQEEIFGPVLSVIRVGDFAEALEVANSTVYGLTGGVYSRKREHLEWARREFHVGNLYFNRKITGALVGVQPFGGFNLSGTNTKAGGPDYLLHFLEMKSVAERF; the protein is encoded by the coding sequence GGGAAACGATCCTCTCCCTCAACCCTTCCGCCCCCAGTGAGGTGGTGGGGAGCACCGCTAAGGCGGGGAAGGCCGAGGCGGATGCCGCCCTCGAGGCCGCCTGGCGGGCCTTTAGGACCTGGAAGGACTGGCCCCAGGAGGACCGGAGCCGCCTTCTTCTCAAGGCCGCGGCCATCATGAGGAGGAGGCGGCGGGAGCTCGAGGCTACCCTGGTCTACGAGATCGGCAAGAACTGGGTGGAGGCCAGCGCCGAGGTGGCCGAGGCCATTGACTTCCTGGAGTACTATGCCCGCCAGGCCCTCAGGTACAAGTACCCCTCGGTGGAGGTGGTGCCCTACCCCGGGGAGGACAACGAGAGCTTCTACATCCCCTTGGGGGCTGGGGTGGTGATCGCCCCCTGGAACTTTCCCCTGGCCATCTTCACCGGGATGATCGCCGGACCGGTGGCCGTGGGCAACACCGTGGTGGCCAAGCCCGCCGAGGACACGGTGGTCATCGCCGCCAAGGCCTTTGAGATCTTCCACGAGGCCGGTTTCCCCCCCGGGGTGGTGAACCTCCTGCCCGGGGAGGGGCGGGACGTGGGGGCCTACCTGGTGGAGCACCCCAGGACCCGGTTCATCAACTTCACGGGGAGCCTCGAGGTGGGCCTCTGGATCCACCAGGCCGCGGCCAGGCTGGCCCCAGGGCAGCGCTGGATCAAGCGGGTTTTCCTGGAACTTGGGGGCAAGGACGCCATCCTCGTGGACGAGACCGCGGACCTGGAGGCGGCCACCGAGGGGATCCTGGTCTCCGCCTACGGCTTCCAGGGTCAGAAGTGCTCGGCGGCAAGCCGCCTCATCGTCACGGAAGGGGCCTTTGAGCCCCTGATGGAGCGCCTCCTCCCCCGCGCCCAGCGCCTGGTGGTGGGCCCCGCGGAGGAGAACCCCGACTTAGGCCCGGTGGCCTCCAAGGCCCAGGAGGAGAAGATCCTCTCCTACATTGAGATCGGCAAGGGGGAAGGGCAACTGGTTTTGGGCGGGGTGCGCCTGGAGGGGGAAGGGTACTTCATCGCCCCCACGGTCTTCACCGGGGTGCCCCCCACGGCCAAGATCGCCCAGGAGGAGATCTTCGGCCCGGTGCTTTCCGTGATCCGGGTGGGGGATTTCGCCGAGGCCCTGGAGGTGGCCAACAGCACGGTCTACGGCCTTACCGGCGGGGTGTACTCCCGCAAACGGGAGCACCTGGAGTGGGCCCGGAGGGAGTTCCACGTGGGCAACCTCTACTTCAACCGCAAGATCACCGGGGCCCTGGTGGGGGTCCAGCCCTTTGGCGGCTTCAACCTCTCGGGTACCAACACCAAGGCCGGCGGCCCCGACTACCTCCTCCACTTCCTGGAGATGAAAAGCGTGGCCGAGCGCTTCTAG
- the trpE gene encoding anthranilate synthase component I produces the protein MEPIRPFRKTLLADLETPVTAYLKLSEKAPVSFLLESVERGRQSRFSIVGVGSRRTFRLKDGVFTVNGKPVPTQDPLRTLYEAVHAPLERHPDLPPFFGGVVGYAAYDLIRHYERLPSLKPDDLGLPDLLFVEPEVVLVFDHLKSLLHLVAPGRDPEEAEARLRWAEGRLKGPLPGVPGERAGGRARFRADLAREAYLEAVERALAYIRAGDIFQVVLSLRLSSPLTVHPFALYRALRSVNPSPYMGYLDLGEVVLVSASPESLLRSDGRKVVTRPIAGTRPRGKDEEEDQRLAEELLRDEKERAEHVMLLDLSRNDLGRVAAFGSVRVVEPMHVEMYSHVMHLVSTVEGVLAEGKTPLDALASVLPMGTVSGAPKIRAMEIIEELEPHRRGPYGGSFGYLAYDGAMDVALTLRTFVIAQGQMHVQAGAGIVADSVPEREYEECGNKARALLRAVEMAEEGL, from the coding sequence ATGGAACCCATCAGGCCCTTTCGCAAAACCCTCCTGGCGGACCTGGAAACCCCCGTGACCGCCTACCTGAAGCTTTCCGAGAAGGCCCCCGTGAGCTTTCTCCTGGAGTCCGTAGAAAGGGGGCGGCAAAGCCGCTTTTCCATCGTGGGGGTAGGGAGCCGGCGCACCTTCCGCCTCAAGGACGGGGTCTTCACCGTGAACGGGAAGCCTGTGCCCACCCAGGACCCCTTGCGCACCCTTTACGAGGCGGTGCACGCCCCCCTGGAACGCCACCCCGACCTGCCCCCCTTCTTCGGCGGGGTGGTGGGGTACGCCGCCTACGACCTCATCCGTCACTACGAGCGCCTGCCCAGCCTCAAGCCCGATGACCTGGGCCTGCCCGACCTCCTCTTCGTGGAGCCCGAGGTGGTGTTGGTCTTTGACCACCTGAAAAGCCTCCTCCACCTGGTGGCCCCGGGACGGGACCCCGAGGAGGCGGAGGCCCGGCTCCGCTGGGCCGAGGGGCGGCTCAAGGGGCCCCTTCCCGGGGTGCCAGGGGAGCGGGCGGGGGGGCGGGCCCGCTTCCGGGCGGACCTCGCCCGGGAGGCCTACCTGGAGGCGGTGGAGCGGGCCCTGGCCTACATCCGCGCCGGGGACATCTTCCAGGTGGTCCTTTCCCTGAGGCTTTCCTCCCCCCTCACCGTCCACCCCTTCGCCCTCTACCGCGCCCTCCGCAGCGTGAACCCCAGCCCCTACATGGGCTACCTGGACCTGGGGGAGGTGGTGCTGGTCTCCGCCAGCCCGGAAAGCCTCCTGCGCTCCGACGGGCGCAAGGTGGTCACCCGGCCCATCGCCGGGACCCGTCCCCGGGGGAAGGACGAGGAGGAGGACCAAAGGTTAGCCGAGGAGCTCCTAAGGGACGAGAAGGAGCGAGCCGAGCACGTGATGCTCCTGGACCTTTCCCGCAACGACCTAGGCCGGGTGGCGGCCTTCGGCAGCGTGCGGGTGGTGGAGCCCATGCACGTGGAGATGTACTCCCACGTGATGCACCTGGTCTCCACCGTGGAGGGGGTATTGGCCGAAGGGAAAACCCCCCTGGACGCCCTGGCCAGCGTTCTCCCCATGGGCACGGTCTCCGGGGCCCCCAAGATCCGGGCCATGGAGATCATTGAGGAGCTGGAGCCCCACCGCCGGGGGCCCTACGGGGGGAGCTTCGGCTATCTGGCCTACGACGGGGCCATGGACGTGGCCCTCACCCTGCGCACCTTCGTGATCGCCCAGGGGCAGATGCACGTGCAGGCGGGGGCGGGGATCGTGGCGGACTCCGTGCCCGAAAGGGAGTACGAGGAGTGCGGCAACAAGGCCAGGGCGCTCCTAAGGGCGGTGGAGATGGCGGAGGAGGGGCTTTGA
- a CDS encoding aminodeoxychorismate/anthranilate synthase component II produces the protein MRVLVIDNYDSFTYNLVQYLGELGANPIVWRNDQFALEEVEALDPDRILISPGPCTPLEAGLSLPLIARYAPRYPILGVCLGHQAIGMAFGGKVVPAPLLMHGKVSAIHHDGTGVFRGLPNPFPATRYHSLVVEAVPEALEVNAWVEEAGGRTVMGFRHRDLPTHGVQFHPESYLTEAGKRLLKNFLEDPWTR, from the coding sequence ATGCGGGTGCTGGTGATCGATAACTACGACAGCTTCACCTACAATCTGGTGCAGTACCTGGGGGAACTGGGGGCCAACCCCATCGTGTGGCGGAACGACCAGTTTGCCCTCGAGGAGGTGGAGGCCCTGGACCCGGACCGGATCCTCATCAGCCCCGGGCCCTGCACGCCCCTGGAGGCGGGGCTTTCCCTCCCCCTCATCGCCCGCTACGCCCCCCGCTACCCCATCCTGGGGGTCTGCCTGGGCCACCAGGCCATCGGCATGGCCTTTGGCGGGAAGGTGGTTCCCGCCCCCCTCCTCATGCACGGCAAGGTGAGCGCCATCCACCACGACGGCACCGGGGTATTCCGCGGCCTACCCAACCCCTTCCCCGCCACCCGCTACCACTCCCTGGTGGTGGAGGCCGTGCCGGAGGCCCTGGAGGTGAACGCCTGGGTGGAGGAGGCCGGGGGGCGCACGGTGATGGGGTTCCGCCACCGGGACTTGCCCACCCACGGGGTGCAGTTCCACCCCGAAAGCTACCTGACGGAGGCGGGCAAACGCCTCTTGAAAAACTTCCTGGAGGACCCATGGACGCGGTGA
- the trpD gene encoding anthranilate phosphoribosyltransferase, giving the protein MDAVRKALLGQVLSEEEAYGLMGAMMRGEVSPVQTAGVLTAMALRGETPGEIAAMARAMREAARPLRVGRRPLLDLVGTGGDHQGLLNLSTLGALVAAAGGVAVAKHGNRAASSKAGSADLLEALGVDLEAPPERVGEAIEALGFGFLFARVFHPAMRHVAPVRAELGIRTVFNLLGPLTNPAGADRYVLGVYSPRWLSPMADALERLGARGLVVHGQGADELVLGETQVVEVGKGAYTLTPEAVGLSQHPLAALRGGSPAENAQLARRLLKGEERGPLAEAVALAAGAGLYAAGKAESLEKGVRLAQEVLASGEAYLLLERYVAFLKG; this is encoded by the coding sequence ATGGACGCGGTGAGAAAGGCGCTTTTGGGCCAGGTGCTGAGCGAGGAGGAGGCCTATGGGCTCATGGGGGCCATGATGCGGGGGGAGGTTTCCCCGGTGCAAACCGCCGGGGTCCTCACCGCCATGGCCCTGAGGGGGGAGACCCCGGGGGAGATCGCCGCCATGGCCCGGGCCATGCGGGAGGCGGCGCGCCCCTTACGGGTGGGGCGGAGGCCCCTTTTGGACCTGGTGGGCACCGGGGGGGACCACCAGGGGCTTTTGAACCTCTCCACCCTGGGGGCCCTGGTGGCCGCCGCCGGGGGGGTGGCCGTGGCCAAGCACGGGAACCGGGCGGCGAGCTCCAAAGCGGGGAGCGCCGACCTCCTGGAGGCCTTGGGGGTGGACCTCGAGGCTCCCCCCGAGCGGGTGGGGGAGGCCATTGAGGCCCTGGGCTTCGGCTTCCTCTTCGCCCGGGTCTTTCACCCGGCCATGCGCCACGTGGCCCCGGTCCGGGCTGAGCTGGGCATCCGCACCGTCTTCAACCTCCTAGGCCCCCTCACCAACCCCGCGGGGGCCGACCGCTATGTGCTTGGGGTCTATAGCCCCCGCTGGCTTTCCCCCATGGCCGACGCCTTGGAGCGGCTTGGGGCCAGGGGGCTGGTGGTCCACGGGCAGGGGGCGGACGAGCTGGTCCTTGGGGAAACCCAGGTGGTGGAGGTGGGGAAAGGGGCCTACACCCTGACCCCCGAGGCGGTGGGGCTTTCCCAGCACCCCCTGGCCGCCTTGCGGGGGGGAAGCCCGGCGGAGAACGCCCAGCTGGCCCGCCGCCTCCTCAAGGGGGAGGAAAGGGGCCCCTTGGCCGAGGCCGTGGCCTTGGCGGCGGGGGCGGGGTTGTACGCTGCGGGCAAGGCGGAAAGCCTGGAGAAGGGCGTGCGCCTTGCCCAGGAAGTGCTAGCGAGCGGGGAGGCCTACCTGCTTCTGGAGCGGTACGTGGCCTTTCTCAAGGGCTGA
- a CDS encoding adenylosuccinate synthase, producing the protein MPGIAIIGAQWGDEGKGKVVDALAKEADYVIRYQGGANAGHTVVAEGRVFKLNLLPSGVIHPHAVNVLGDGMVIDPFRLQEELLALEREGFRPKVLVSERAHLVLPHHKHVESRHNFVGTTGRGIGPAYSDRARRVGIRAGDLLDEGVLQERVRRLLLEKPNSTREAGWDTETKALEDLRRMREILAPYVADTGSLLREAVRKGKRLLFEGAQATLLDLNYGTYPYVTSSHPTVGGILVGTGLSHKALTKVYGVAKAYATRVGEGPFPTEIHGDLAHHLREKGGEYGTTTGRPRRVGWLDLVALKYACEVNGFDGLALTKLDVLSGLPRVKVAVEYLDGARPGEARPEAVRYLELPGWGELSGIRGREDLPKSLLRYLELIEEHTGIPVVLFSTSPRREDTFGAVSWV; encoded by the coding sequence ATGCCGGGGATCGCCATCATCGGAGCGCAATGGGGGGACGAGGGCAAGGGCAAGGTGGTGGACGCCCTGGCCAAGGAAGCGGACTACGTCATCCGCTACCAGGGCGGGGCCAACGCCGGGCACACCGTGGTGGCCGAGGGCCGGGTCTTCAAGCTGAACCTCCTGCCCTCGGGGGTCATCCACCCCCACGCGGTGAACGTCCTGGGGGATGGGATGGTCATTGACCCCTTCCGCCTCCAGGAGGAGCTTCTGGCCCTGGAGCGGGAAGGCTTCCGGCCCAAGGTCCTGGTCTCGGAGAGGGCCCACCTGGTCCTCCCCCACCACAAGCACGTGGAAAGCCGCCACAACTTCGTGGGCACCACGGGCCGGGGCATCGGCCCCGCCTACTCGGACCGGGCCCGGCGGGTGGGGATCCGGGCCGGGGACCTCCTGGACGAGGGGGTGCTGCAGGAAAGGGTGCGCCGCCTCCTCCTGGAAAAGCCCAACTCCACCCGGGAGGCGGGCTGGGACACGGAAACCAAGGCCCTGGAGGACCTAAGGCGCATGCGGGAGATCCTGGCCCCCTACGTGGCGGACACCGGAAGCCTTCTGCGGGAAGCGGTGCGCAAGGGAAAGCGCCTCCTCTTTGAGGGGGCCCAGGCCACCCTTCTGGACCTCAACTACGGCACCTACCCCTACGTGACCAGCTCCCACCCCACGGTGGGGGGGATCCTGGTGGGCACGGGCCTTTCCCACAAGGCCCTCACCAAGGTCTACGGGGTGGCCAAGGCCTACGCCACCCGGGTAGGGGAAGGACCGTTCCCCACGGAGATCCACGGGGACTTGGCCCACCACCTGCGGGAAAAGGGCGGGGAGTACGGCACCACCACGGGCAGGCCCCGCAGGGTGGGCTGGCTGGACCTGGTGGCCCTCAAGTACGCCTGCGAGGTGAACGGCTTTGACGGCCTGGCCCTCACCAAGCTGGACGTGCTCTCGGGGCTACCCCGGGTGAAGGTGGCCGTGGAGTACCTGGACGGGGCCCGGCCCGGGGAGGCCAGGCCGGAGGCGGTGCGCTACCTGGAGCTTCCGGGCTGGGGGGAGCTTTCCGGGATAAGGGGCCGGGAGGACCTGCCCAAGAGCCTCCTCCGCTACCTGGAGCTCATTGAGGAGCATACCGGCATCCCCGTGGTCCTGTTCTCCACCAGCCCCCGGCGGGAGGACACCTTCGGGGCGGTGAGCTGGGTATAG
- a CDS encoding aldo/keto reductase, giving the protein MNPLFSHFMGVGTWAWGDRLFWGYGRDYGEGDLREAFRESLLAGVGLWDTAEFYGFGLSERLLGQFMREAGVRPYLVTKFFPYPWRLSRKDLLRALRGSLGRLGVEAVDLYLLHWPWPPVPLRVWAEALAEAHERGLARGVGVANASMAQLETVKGVLDRHRVPLLANQVEYSLLQRGWEAHLPALRREGIALMAYSPLAMGWLTGKLDPDRPPKGYRGAKYRPLLAGVRRLLPLLRELAEAKGVSPSAIALRYLVEKGALPIPGAKNALQARQNAEALRIALSPEEVARLEGAS; this is encoded by the coding sequence ATGAACCCGCTTTTCAGCCATTTCATGGGGGTAGGTACCTGGGCCTGGGGGGACCGGCTGTTCTGGGGGTATGGCCGGGACTACGGGGAAGGGGATCTGAGGGAGGCCTTCCGGGAAAGCCTCCTGGCCGGGGTAGGCCTCTGGGACACGGCGGAGTTCTACGGCTTTGGCCTTTCGGAGAGGCTTTTAGGGCAGTTTATGAGGGAAGCGGGGGTGCGGCCCTACCTGGTGACCAAGTTCTTCCCCTACCCCTGGCGGCTTTCCCGCAAGGACCTCCTCCGGGCCTTAAGGGGAAGCCTGGGACGGCTTGGGGTGGAGGCGGTGGACCTCTACCTCCTCCATTGGCCCTGGCCCCCGGTGCCCCTCAGGGTCTGGGCCGAGGCCCTGGCCGAGGCCCACGAAAGGGGCCTGGCCCGGGGGGTGGGGGTGGCCAACGCTTCCATGGCCCAGCTGGAAACGGTCAAGGGGGTCCTGGACCGCCACCGGGTCCCCCTCCTGGCCAACCAGGTGGAGTACAGCCTGCTGCAAAGGGGGTGGGAGGCCCACCTTCCCGCCCTGCGCCGGGAGGGGATCGCCCTCATGGCCTATAGCCCCCTGGCCATGGGCTGGCTCACGGGAAAGCTGGACCCCGACCGCCCCCCCAAGGGGTACCGGGGCGCCAAGTACCGCCCCCTCCTGGCGGGGGTGCGGCGCCTCCTTCCCCTCCTAAGGGAGCTGGCCGAGGCCAAGGGGGTAAGCCCCTCCGCCATCGCCCTGCGCTACCTGGTGGAGAAGGGGGCTCTCCCCATCCCTGGGGCCAAAAACGCCCTGCAGGCGCGGCAGAACGCCGAGGCCCTGCGCATCGCCCTGAGCCCCGAGGAGGTGGCCCGCCTCGAGGGGGCATCGTAA
- a CDS encoding queuosine precursor transporter: MRYLDLITALFATVLLVSNVASTKLVVLGPFTFDGGTLLFPLAYIFGDVLTEVYGYRKSRRVIWTGFLALLLATLTFQAVAALPAPPDGESQRYGQAFTLLLGLTPRIVLGSLLAYFAGEFANAYVLARLKVRTAGRLFWLRALASTLVGQGLDTALFLLVAFYGVLPPEVLLAVFLSNYAFKLGVEALMLPLTYLVVGFLKRAEGLDVYDRDTDFNPFRLA; the protein is encoded by the coding sequence ATGAGGTACCTGGACCTCATCACCGCTCTCTTCGCCACCGTCCTTCTCGTTTCCAACGTGGCCTCCACCAAGCTGGTGGTCCTGGGGCCTTTCACCTTTGACGGGGGCACCCTCCTCTTCCCCTTGGCCTACATCTTCGGGGACGTTCTCACCGAGGTCTATGGCTACCGCAAGAGCCGGCGGGTCATCTGGACGGGGTTTTTGGCCCTCCTCCTCGCCACCCTCACCTTCCAGGCCGTGGCCGCCCTGCCCGCTCCTCCGGACGGGGAAAGCCAGCGCTACGGCCAGGCCTTCACCCTTCTCCTAGGCCTCACCCCCAGGATCGTCCTGGGTAGCCTCCTGGCCTACTTCGCCGGGGAGTTCGCCAACGCCTACGTGCTGGCCCGGCTCAAGGTGCGCACGGCCGGGCGCCTCTTCTGGCTCAGGGCCCTGGCCTCCACCCTGGTGGGGCAGGGGCTGGACACGGCCCTCTTCCTCCTGGTGGCCTTCTACGGGGTCCTGCCCCCGGAGGTCCTCCTCGCCGTCTTCCTTTCCAACTACGCCTTCAAGCTGGGGGTAGAGGCCCTCATGCTCCCCCTCACCTACCTGGTGGTGGGCTTCCTCAAGCGGGCCGAGGGCCTGGATGTCTACGACCGGGACACGGACTTCAACCCTTTCCGGCTGGCATGA
- the hpt gene encoding hypoxanthine phosphoribosyltransferase, whose product MKGMFTAGNGPVQISAEAIGKRVAELGQEIARDYQGKTPHLICVLNGAFIFMADLVRAIPLPLTLDFISISSYGNAYRTSGEVELIKDLRLPIHGRDVIVVEDIVDSGLTLAYLLDYLEARKPASVRVAALLSKPSRRQVEVPIHYLGFEIQDAYVYGYGLDRAQFDRNLPFITSIRPEEE is encoded by the coding sequence ATGAAGGGCATGTTTACCGCGGGGAACGGACCCGTGCAGATCAGCGCCGAGGCCATCGGCAAGCGGGTGGCGGAGCTGGGCCAGGAGATCGCCCGCGACTACCAGGGGAAAACGCCCCACCTCATCTGCGTCCTCAACGGAGCCTTTATCTTCATGGCCGACCTGGTGCGGGCCATCCCCCTTCCCCTTACCCTGGACTTCATCTCCATCAGCTCCTACGGCAACGCCTACCGCACCAGCGGGGAGGTGGAGCTCATCAAGGACCTGAGGCTGCCCATCCATGGGCGGGACGTGATCGTGGTGGAGGACATCGTGGACAGCGGGCTCACCTTGGCCTACCTCCTGGACTACCTCGAGGCCCGCAAACCCGCCTCGGTGCGCGTGGCCGCCCTCCTCTCCAAGCCCTCCCGCCGCCAGGTGGAGGTGCCCATCCACTACCTGGGCTTTGAGATCCAGGACGCCTACGTCTACGGCTACGGCCTGGACCGGGCCCAGTTTGACCGCAACCTGCCCTTCATCACCTCCATCCGCCCGGAGGAAGAATGA
- a CDS encoding pseudouridine synthase — MRLQAYLARAGVASRRKAEALIRQGRVRVNGAVAVLGQKVGPEDLVEVDGKRVPPPGERVVLALHKPRGYTTTRADPHARRTVYELLPPIPGLQAAGRLDRDSEGLLLFTNDGHLALRLTHPRYGVRKVYRVWTEGGTLPPGVCRKLLEGVELEDGPARALACRPAPGGGFLTLAEGRKREVRRMLQAVGYPVKRLLRVQVGPIRLGDLPPGKWRRLSEAEVAALLGESPVE; from the coding sequence ATGCGCCTGCAGGCCTACCTGGCCCGCGCCGGGGTGGCAAGCCGCAGGAAGGCCGAGGCCCTCATCCGCCAGGGCCGGGTGCGGGTGAACGGGGCCGTGGCCGTGCTGGGGCAGAAGGTGGGGCCGGAGGACCTGGTGGAGGTGGACGGGAAACGGGTCCCCCCCCCAGGGGAGCGGGTGGTCCTGGCCCTGCACAAGCCCCGCGGCTACACCACCACCCGGGCCGACCCCCACGCCCGGCGCACGGTCTACGAGCTCCTCCCCCCCATCCCCGGCCTGCAGGCCGCAGGCCGCCTGGACCGGGACTCCGAGGGCCTCCTCCTCTTCACCAACGACGGCCACCTGGCCCTCCGCCTCACCCACCCCCGGTACGGGGTGCGGAAGGTCTACCGGGTCTGGACCGAGGGGGGCACCCTGCCCCCAGGGGTCTGCCGGAAGCTCCTGGAGGGGGTGGAGCTGGAAGACGGCCCCGCCCGGGCCCTGGCCTGCCGCCCAGCCCCCGGAGGGGGCTTCCTCACCCTGGCCGAGGGGCGAAAGCGGGAGGTGCGGCGGATGCTCCAGGCGGTGGGCTACCCGGTGAAGCGCCTCCTCCGGGTGCAGGTGGGGCCCATCCGGCTGGGGGACCTGCCCCCGGGGAAGTGGCGCCGGCTTTCGGAAGCCGAGGTGGCGGCCCTCCTCGGGGAAAGCCCGGTAGAATGA
- a CDS encoding enoyl-CoA hydratase/isomerase family protein: MDLEARYPSLRFAWPRPGVLEVGFRGEKLNALGPQAHRELAQVWRDLESLGEVRAVLLRGEGGVFSAGGSFALIEEIQASHQARMRVFWEARELVLGPLNFPRPVVAAVEGVAVGAGLALALAADVAVVGKGARLLDGHLRLGVAAGDHAVLLWPLLVGMAKAKYHLLLGKPLTGEEAERLGLVALAVEDGEVYGKALEVAERLARGPKEALHHTKHALNGWLRAFLPQFEVSLALEFLGFTGEEVQAGLRALKEKREPEFP; the protein is encoded by the coding sequence ATGGACCTGGAAGCACGTTACCCTTCCCTGCGCTTCGCCTGGCCCCGGCCCGGGGTACTGGAGGTGGGTTTCCGGGGGGAGAAGCTGAACGCCCTGGGCCCGCAGGCCCACCGGGAGCTGGCCCAGGTGTGGCGGGACCTGGAGAGCCTTGGGGAGGTCCGGGCCGTCCTCCTCCGGGGGGAGGGCGGGGTCTTCTCCGCCGGAGGCTCTTTCGCCCTCATTGAGGAAATCCAGGCTTCCCACCAGGCCCGGATGCGGGTCTTCTGGGAGGCCAGGGAGCTGGTCTTGGGGCCCCTGAACTTCCCCAGGCCCGTGGTGGCCGCCGTGGAAGGGGTGGCGGTGGGGGCGGGGCTGGCCCTGGCCCTGGCCGCGGACGTGGCGGTGGTGGGGAAAGGGGCCAGGCTCCTGGACGGCCACCTCCGCCTGGGGGTGGCGGCGGGGGACCATGCGGTCCTCCTCTGGCCCCTCCTGGTGGGGATGGCCAAGGCCAAGTACCACCTCCTCCTGGGGAAACCCCTCACCGGGGAGGAGGCGGAGCGCCTGGGCCTGGTGGCCTTGGCCGTGGAGGATGGGGAGGTGTACGGGAAGGCCCTCGAGGTGGCCGAGCGCCTGGCCCGGGGGCCCAAGGAGGCCCTTCACCACACCAAGCACGCCCTGAACGGCTGGCTGCGGGCCTTCCTTCCCCAGTTTGAGGTCTCCTTGGCCTTGGAGTTCCTAGGCTTCACCGGAGAGGAGGTCCAGGCCGGGCTCAGGGCCCTCAAGGAGAAGCGGGAGCCCGAGTTCCCATGA
- the truB gene encoding tRNA pseudouridine(55) synthase TruB, protein MALYAVDKPLHLTSHDAVEEARRRLGTRRVGHTGTLDPLATGLLLLVSEESTKLVPFLSGEEKEYLAWVSFGATTPTLDAEGPVSEEAPVRFDRRDLESVLPSFLGLKEQVPPLYSAIKVGGKRAYEAAREGRPLELGPRPVRYVEVELLALDPEPIPHPIAPSARGWRLAEKGGRRVELPRPLGAYPTAVIRLVVGPGTYVRAFARDLGEKLKTKAFLSGLVRTRIGKVGLERSVRLAELSPEKAIPEPDVLPFPVVELSHTEARRVLEGIPLPIPALGYVTLVDSRRRLLAIAEGDGFKLKIRRVFVKEA, encoded by the coding sequence ATGGCCCTCTACGCGGTGGATAAGCCCCTCCACCTCACCTCCCACGATGCGGTGGAGGAGGCCAGGCGTCGCCTGGGGACGCGACGGGTGGGGCATACGGGCACCCTGGACCCCTTGGCCACGGGGCTCCTCCTCCTGGTCTCCGAGGAGAGCACCAAGCTGGTGCCCTTCCTCTCCGGGGAGGAGAAGGAATACCTGGCCTGGGTTTCCTTCGGCGCCACCACCCCCACCCTGGACGCCGAGGGTCCGGTGAGCGAGGAGGCTCCGGTGCGTTTTGACCGGAGGGATTTGGAAAGCGTTTTACCTTCCTTCTTGGGGCTCAAGGAGCAGGTACCCCCCCTCTACTCGGCCATCAAGGTGGGGGGCAAGCGGGCCTACGAGGCGGCCCGGGAGGGTAGGCCCTTGGAGCTTGGCCCCAGGCCGGTGCGCTACGTGGAGGTGGAACTCCTGGCCCTGGATCCCGAACCCATCCCCCACCCCATCGCCCCTTCGGCCCGGGGTTGGCGGCTGGCGGAAAAGGGGGGGCGAAGGGTGGAGCTTCCCCGGCCCCTGGGGGCTTACCCCACGGCGGTGATCCGCCTGGTGGTGGGGCCGGGCACCTACGTGCGGGCCTTTGCCCGCGACCTGGGGGAAAAGCTCAAGACCAAGGCCTTCCTCTCGGGGCTGGTACGCACCCGCATCGGCAAGGTGGGCCTGGAGCGGTCGGTGCGCCTTGCCGAGCTTTCCCCGGAGAAGGCCATCCCCGAGCCCGATGTCCTGCCCTTTCCTGTGGTGGAACTCTCCCATACCGAGGCCAGGCGCGTCCTGGAGGGCATTCCCCTGCCCATCCCCGCCCTGGGCTACGTGACCCTGGTAGACTCCCGCAGGCGGCTTTTGGCCATCGCGGAGGGCGATGGCTTCAAGCTGAAGATCCGTCGGGTTTTCGTAAAGGAGGCGTGA